Part of the bacterium genome is shown below.
AGAGCGGCTGTTATCTTCGCTCCCCGGGAAAGCTTTTGACCGTTGGTTTCAATGGTATCTATTTCCTTCAAGAAGCGGCGCCACTCTAATCGTCGGATCATAGAAGAAAGATAAGGAAACAACGATTGGTTGTATCCTCCGAGTAATTCATCGGATCCTTGTCCGTCAAGAAGGACTTTGATACCGCGTTCATGGGCCAGCCGCATGACGCAATACTGAGCATAAATGCTGGTCGACCCAAACGGCTCCTCATGGGCCCACACAACTTTATCTAATTCATAAGCCAACTGCCGGGCTGTGGGTAATACAGTGTTTTTTTCCGCCTTGGTCTGCTCAATGACTTTTTCAGCATAGATACTTTCATCGATCTCTTTCATATCTGAATAAGCTGAAAAAGTTTTTTGCCGGTTACCGATCATGGACTTATCAATACCGTCTTTGAGCATCAGGTGATTTAATACACACACGATTGCTGACGAATCCTGCCCGCCGCTAAGACAACTTCCAACAGGGACATCGCTCCGAAGGCGTAAGCGAATGGAGTCTTCAAAAAGTGAATAGAATTGTTTCGCGTAAGTTTGATCGTCGGCGAGCTCAGTTTCAGCCTCCAAGTCGATGTCAAAATAGCGGCGGATAGCAAAATTATTATTACTGATTTTTAAATAATGTCCGGGTTCGAGCTGAAAAATATTTTTGAAAAAAGTTTGATGGGAGAAGTCGCGCTTAAATTCGAAAAGAAAATTGTAAACGACTTCGTCTTCAGGCTCACGCGGAATAGACGGGTCTTGCAAAATACTTTTGATTTCGGAGGCAAAAGTGAAATGGTTTTGATTGCGATAGTAATAAAAAGGTTTGACGCCAAACCGGTCACGCGCACAGAAGAGTTCTCTTTTTTTAGCGTCCCAGATGGCCATGCCCCACATTCCATTGAACCGGGAAAGACAGTCCGCGCCCCATTCTTCGTAAGCGGACAGCACAACCTCCGTATCGCTTTGAGATCGAAAGGAATAGCCCTTTGAACGAAGCTCATCGCGTAATTCGATATAATTGTATACTTCACCGTTGAAAATAATCCACAGCGAGCCATCGTGATTCGTCATCGGTTGATGTCCGAGTGGCGAGAGGTCGATAATGCTGAGGCGGCGGAAAGCCAAACCCACCGGTCCGTCGCGGTAAGATCCCTCATCATCCGGGCCGCGGTGACGAATCGCCTGAGCCATCCTTTGAAGTTCATGCGGCAAAACAGCGCGTCCATCGAAACGATATATTCCAGCAATTCCACACATACATTAAATTGTAGAATAATAAAATTTGGCGCGCACAACATACTTTTTTTTGCCTAAAGAATCAAGGTAGAAGCTCTCTGAGAGCTTGCATTAGATATAATTTTAGACTATTTTATTTTTAACATTATTTTATGATTGATCACTGTGAATAAACGTATAACCATTGCGATTACCGGTGCCAGCGGGGTATTGTATTCCATCCGGCTTTTGCGCTACCTGATGAGCAAAGAATTTGACGTTGATCTGATTATTTCCGATGCGGGAAAGATTACCTGTAAACTCGAATTGGGTTTTGATCCTGAAAAAGAATCGATGACCGAATTTCTGGCTTCGAAATTTGGTGCGTCGGTGATACGCGGTAAAATTCGTGAGTTTGATAACGCATCGATTGCTGCGCCGATGGCGAGCGGTTCGGTAAGGCGGTTGGCGATGGTTGTTATTCCGTGTTCGATGAAAACGTTATCAGCCTTGGCGAACGGTTCGTCAAGCAATCTGATCGAACGATCGGCGGATGTTGCTCTCAAGGAGAATTACCCGTTGATCGTAGTGCCGCGCGAAACGCCGATGAATACCATTCAAATCGAAAACATGCTCAAGCTCGCAAAAGTAGGCGCGAAAATTGTACCGGCCATGCCGGCATTTTATCAACAACCGGCAACGCTGGACGATTTGGCAGATTTTATAGCAGGCCGTGTATTAAACCTGCTGGGTATCGACGATCACGGTTTATTTAACAACTGGGGCAATTGAATCGACTCTATGCTACGACGAAAAAGAGAATCCGAAGAAGCGGAAATTAATAATAATTCCAACCACACTAATGAACCGGAATCCGGTAACGGCGACGAATCCATCACCGTTACTCAAACTCGGATTCCTGTCAATCACCGAAAAAAAATATCCCACGATCAATTCAATCAACCGGGTGTCTGGAAGGTGGCTTTTAAAATTTTCTTGTCAATGGTCGGTATCGTGTTGCTGAGTATCATTGCGTTTGCATGGTATTTCAATTCGGACTTGCCGTCTATCGAGCAATTGGAAGTGTATGAACCTAAATTGTCCACCAAAGTGTATTCTGTTGACGGCAAAGTCATCAAAGAGTTTTACAAAGAGCGTCGAACTCGTGTACCCTTCAATGAACTTCCTAAAAATGTTGTGCATGCGCTGCTGGCGACGGAGGATAAACGGTTTTATAATCATTGGGGCGTCGATATGATCCGTTTTGTCAAAGCGGCGATGGTTAATACGATTTCCATGAGCAGTAAAGAAGGTTTCAGTTCGCTCACACAACAATTGGCCAGAAATCTGTATTTCGATACGGAGAAGACGCTGGCGCGTAAATTTAAAGAAGTATTGACGGCTATTCAAATCGAACGGCGTTATTCGAAGCAAGAGATTATCGAAATGTACCTGACGCACATGTATTTCGGCAATGAAGCGTTTGGTATTCAGTCGGCGGCACGTATTTTTTTCGATAAAGATGTTCAGGAATTGTCGCTGGAAGAATCGGCGTATCTCATTGGATTGCTCCAGGCTCCGTCGTATTATACGCGAAATGCCAATGCCGGTGAGCGCAGAAAAAAAATTGTTTTGCGGCGAATGTTCGATGAGGGGTTTATCAACGAGAAGGAATTTAACGAAGCCAAAGACAAATCCATTGTCATTCATCCGCGCCGGCAGGAAGATGTCGTTGGTATTGCGCCGTATTTTACAGAATTCGTGCGTAAGCAACTGGAAGATCTGCAGGAAGAATTGCACATTAATATTTATGAAGACGGGTTGGTCGTGCACACCACTTTAGATTCGCGCGCACAAGCGGGCGCCGAGAGCGCATACCAGGAAAGCGTAAAAGAAAAATTTTTGAATCTCGATGCCTTCGGCGCCAAAGTTATGAAAACGAATGCGCAGGCGTTTTTACCGAAATATCTTCAGCGCGACGGCGTCGATCAAAGTACGATTAAAAAGTTGCTCGCCGATCCGCACAGCGTCGATTCACTTGCAAAGTTTTACGGCATTGTTCAATCCAGTCTTATCGCGCTTGATCCGACAAACGGCCATATTCTGGCGATGGTAGGCGGCCGCGATTTTACGAAATACAAACTTAACCACGTGACACAGATCAAACGGCAACCGGGATCGACGTTCAAACCTTTTCTGTACACTGCGGCCATCGATAATGGTTATTCTCCGACTTTCAAATTGCTTAATCAGGATGTGGTTCTGATCATGGATAACGGTGAGCGCTGGACGCCGCAAAATTACGATGGTAATCGCGGCGGTCCGACGTCGCTCCGTGAAGCACTGGCCCGTTCGCTGAATCTCGTAGCCGTGCGGCTGATGCAGGAAGTTGTGCCGCCGTCGCAGGTCGTGAGTTATGCCGGTAAAATGGGCATTACGACGCCGCTGCAACCGGTCGATGCGTTGGCGCTCGGCGTGTCCGATGTGATTCCGTTGGAAATGGCGTCGGCGTACGGCGTATTTGCCAACAAAGGCATTCGCGTAGAACCTTCGGCCATTTTGAAAATCGAAGATAAAGACGGTAACATTCTTTGGCAATACGTTCCTAAAACCAAAGAAGTCCTGAGCGCCGAGACGGCCTATATTATGAGTGAGATGATGAAATCGAGCATAGATTGGGAGCGCGGTACCGGTCGTTGGGCAAGGAAATATGGTTTCGAAAGGCCCGCCGGCGTCAAAACCGGGACGACGCAAAAATGGTCCGACGGGTGGTACATCGGCTTTACGCCGCAGATTGTAACTGCTGTGTGGGTTGGCTACGATACGTACGAACTAAATCTCAGCAGTAAAAATCCCGGAGAAGTAATTGCGGCTCCGATGTGGGGACGATTTATGGCGCGTGCGCATGATGCGATGCAATTGCCGGTTGAAGATTTTGAAATGCCGCCGGGTGTCGTCAGGCTTGAAGTGTGCCAGGAATCAGGCTTATTGGCCAATACCGCATGTCCAACTAAAATCAAAGAAGTTTTTAATGCAAAATATCAGCCTACCGATCCGTGTAATATTCACACCGGAAAAATCAAAACTACCAAAAAGAAAAAAGGCGTGGGATTTTGATGTAAGTTTTCAAAAAGAATAAACACTTATCTCTGTAAGGGACATCAGGAGATAAGTATGAAATTAATATCAGTCATTTTATCTCTACACGTAGTATTCATAAATCTCAGTTGTGATGACAGTTATGTTCATTATCCCAATGCTTCCGATTTCTATCTGGATTCGATACCGGAGACAGGCGCAAGAATGGTCGATGCCAATCGTTGGCGTATGTGGCTTCAACCAGATGGGCGCTGGGGCTATGATCCAAAAGATCTGGATCATAATGAGAATACTGCAGGTGGGGAGTTTCCAAAAGGCTCCGGCCAAAATGCAATGTACGCCGGCGGCTTGTATGTTGGAGCGCTGAAAAATGAAATTCCCACTGTTTCACAGATTGAATTTAGTTCAGAATTTTTACCGGGTCGCATTTTGAATACCGAATTGGCCGACGTTAGCCAGTTAAAAGCTTCCAATCCGAACTCTTCCGCCATCTATATTATCACTGAACCTAATATCAATATTGATTGGTAATTCTGGCCTTCGCAATGGGGAGCGCCCGTCGATGATCGCGGAGAACCGCTGCAACTCTCCATGGAAGATTCGTGGTGCGTTTTCCACGATCTCGGAGCGGATACATTAGATACGCGCGAAATGCGAACGGGCCGTTCTTTGGGTCTGGAGGTCCAACGAATGACTTATATGTTTAAATATCTTGGTACAGGTGACGCTTTTTTTTGTTCATTTTAAAATTACCAATAAAAGCTCCAATCAATATCCTGAAGCTTACGTCAGTCTTTGGTGCGACAAAGATTTGGAAGAACCTCATAACGACCTTATCGGAACCGACATACCAAGGAACATGATGGTCGTTTATAATTCAAATGACGGACACAGTGTTACAGGCCGTGAATATGCTATAGGTTATAAGTTTCTTTATTTTACCGAGGGCGGTATCCATGCGAATTTGTCCTCGACTAATTGATATGCCAACGGAACTGATCCCCGTAATGACCAGCAACGATATAATTTTTTGAAAGGATTAAGATTTGACGGTTCGATCAATGAAGGTGTCGATTCCCTATATCCTGGTTTTGTGTATCCTGGGGATCCAATCACTGCAACTGGAATCGTCGACAATTTAGGTGGCAACGGCCGCATCATGTTGAATGTCGGGCCATTCACAATGCAGCCGGGCACATCATATGACTTTGTATGTGTCGTAATCGGCGGTGAAGCAGACACCAGAATGAATGCAATTTTAGATTTGCGAAAAAAAGCAGATCAAATAGAAGATTATTTTAATTTGCTGATGGTTCCTGTGATGCAACTTAAATAATTCTTTTTTACCGCACCACCGCAAATTTCCCGCGCTTCTTTTGTTTTTCCGATTCGACTATGTAATAATAAATTCCACTTGGAACTTTATTACCGCTACGGTCTTTTAAATCCCATAATACTCCGCCATCCTGATCGGTTTCTTCAAGCGTGTTAATATAAACACCGTTGAGTGAATAAATTTTGATGGTCGCCGTCGGAGTCAGATTAGCGAACATCATTCCTTGCGGCGCTTCGTCCGGACGATAAGGATTGGGATAGGTAAAAACATGATCAAGAGTGTTCTGAGTTAAAACAATCGAAGAAGTATTGCCTTCCGTTTCATCCAAGATGCTTCCGGATTCAGCCATCAGATTCTTTACTTTAATAATGTATCGAATTCCAATCGCACCGATTGGATGACTTCCGGTAATTTTAATATGAACAGTTTTAGGATTTACCGCATCGATGGCGGCCTCGGTTGTTTGAAAATCCGGTTCGACGCTGTAGTTGATAATATTTCCGGCTGATGCCGATGTAACCGCTTCGCTAAAATAAAGATCGATGGAATTATTTCCGAGGTATATGGTTTTTTCAAGAAAAAATTTCGGAGTGGCTAGCGGTATCGTAATCTCTATAGAATGAAGCGTAGTATCAATCGGTGTACGGTCAGTGTCGGTAATATCGTTAACCGTAAGCCAGTAATTGCCCGGTGTGATTGACGGGAATGTCAATAAAACCTCTTCGCCGTTTTTTTTCGGGAGAGCTGTCATTGGAAATCCAACCGAATTCAATTCGTACGATCCGACGGCGGTTAATTTATTGACGTCCATTTTTTCAGAAAATTTTACGATAACATGTTCACGGCCGGAAGCTTGCGCGCTCACAATATAAGGTTTTCGATTTGGGCGTACGGTTTGAACGGGACTCAGATCGCTTTCGATTCCACTAACTATGGCTGTTATACCATAATAATATAGCTGATTGATTGTCACACTGGTGTCAAGGGTATCGGTATGCACGGCAGTGACATTGAATGCAAATTCCATACTGTCCAATGCCGTTCCACGATAAATTTTGTAAAGTTCTGCCGAAGGCGATGCATTCCATGAAAGTAACACCTGAAACGTATCCAACGGAGTAGCGGCAAAAGCGGACGGAGTTTGCGCAGGATTGATCAGTCCATTAAGGCTGTAGGCAACTGTTTGATGTCCGTTATTAAAATAAATTTCTTTGATCGAATCGCCATTCATATCATCAATTACAACGGTGTTGCTGCGCGTTTGAGTCTGCCAAATCGGTTCATAAGTTTGAAGAGTTGAGTTATAGCTGAGTACATACAAATTGGGATACAGGCTCAGAAAAATTTCCGCTTTGCCATCACCATCGATATCCGCTGCATTGACGCCGCTTTGAAAGTCGGTTAGTGAACTGAAGCCGTAAAAATTTTGCTGCCATACAGGTTCGTAGATATTATCGCCGGTTGATTTGTAAATCACAAACGTCCAATATTGCTCGGCAGCTTGCGATTCACTAAGAAACGGCAATGTGTGCGTTCCAGCAATAAATTCATCTTTTCCGTCGCCATCAAAATCAGCGGCCGCTGTAAATCCGTTAACATCGTACAGAGGCAGAGATTCTTGCCATGTTAAATCCAGGTTCTGGCCGTTTACTTCATAAATGTAAACGTCGCCGTCAAAATCTCCGAACAACAAATCTTTTTTCCCATCGCCGTCAAAATCGCCAACAGAACAAGACGGAATAGCAATAAAATTATCGCCATTGGTAGGATTATTCAAAGTTGCGGTTAATTTCCATTCATCGCCGCCGGAGTCCCGGTAGATTTTAAAATTTTTTCCGTTTTTGACGATCATTTTGGTGTCATTATTACTAAAAACATCATCAAATCTGACGCCCCAGAAATCATTGTTATCGCGAAACGGGATAGTATTCGGCAGTGAATCCGGATGGTTCGATGTTATAATAAATGTCTCCGCGCCGGCGCCTGTTAAAATTTTTCCAATACCATTTGCGCGAAAGGCATCACGAGGAATTCCGTTGAAGTCGTAGCTTTTTTTGAGTCTGAATTTTCCAGGATAAATCGGATCAAATTCAAAAATTTTGACTTGTTCGAAACCATGATTCGTATTCAGAGCATTAACAACTAATTCTTTTTTTCCGTTACTGTCAAGATCGGTTGTATGATCGAGTAAATACGATGACGGGAGTTGTATTGAAGTATCCTGAACAAAAGTAAATTGTTCAATAGGTTGGTCATCAAGCAGAAGTTCGTAATAAGCGCCGGCATTATTGGCTAAAGTATTCATCCCTGCGGCATTGCGTGCTTCAAGAAAAATATCGAAATGACCGGACAAATACTGATCCGGAATGAATACAATGTGTTTGGTTGAAAGCGCATTGATGGGAATCGGTTTGAACGGTTCAACGGTATTGTATGAGCGATACCAAACTGTCGAGGCGCACGGGTCGTCAGTCTGAAATTCGATTAAATAACCGTGACCATTTCCAAAAATCATTTTTTTTATGACAATTTCGGAAATTATTGGAGCCGATCGATCAATAAAAAAACGCGAACGATCTTCGACAATGCTGCCGTCTTTATTTTCAATCACAAGACGTAGACTGTATGGTCCTTCGGCGAGCGGTTGCATATGGAGTGCGGCAAGACGTGCGTTGACTATTTGATGGTTTTCTGTGGTTTGCAACAGAATCCAATTCGATGGGTTTGAGCCGACGCCGTAATAAACGGAATATCGTTTTAAAAAAGCGCCGGAAGCGGTTCCGACAATTGCAAGCGTATCGGCAGCAACGCCTTGATCGGTTGCCGGAAAATTGATGCGCGCAATCGAAGCGTAAGCAATCTGTAACGCGCGAAAAGCGTTGAGCCGTCCCGCGCCGTAATATTGATCCCAGCCATTTTCACCGATATCATCCGCGGAAGTTTCAACGATGGATTTGATTTCTTCAGCGTTAAATTCCGGATGATGTGAAATAATCAATGCGGCAAGCGCAGACACCAACGGTGCACTGGCGGATGTTCCGGAAAAATAAGTATAACCGCCTCCGCGGGACGTAGAATAAACATTGACACCGGGCGCCGCGATATTGATCGAGATACCATAATTGGAAAACGATGCGAAAAAGTCGTCCGGGCCTGTCGCGCTGACGGAAATCGTTTCATCGAAACCGGAAGGATAGTGATAAGCGGACGAAGCATCGTTCCCGGCGGATGCGACCATCACGACGTCGTGTTCGTAGGCGTATCGAATCGCATCGCGCATCAATGGGGAAAATTCTTTGTCGCCAAAACTCATATTGATGACGCGAGCACCGTTATCGACGGCATAAATAATTGCCTGCGCGACGTCGTCTTCCTGCAGAAAACCGGAAGCCGATCCCGCGCGCAGAGGCATTATGGTACATCCGTAGGCTAATCCGATGACGCCCGTATGATTATTGCCTTCCGCACCTATAATACCGGCGACGGCGGTTCCATGACCGTTATCGTCAAGCGGATCGTTGTCGGGCTCCAAAAAATCGCCGTTGTCGGCAAATCCGGGAGCGTCCACAAAATCCCACCCCCGCCAATCATCGACATATCCATTGCCATCATCATCGATTCCGTTCGTACGGCGGTCATGACCGTTAGGATCCATTCCCGTTTCACCGGAATTGTGCCAAATCTGATTGGATAAATCCGGATGCTGGTAATCAATCCCAGAATCAATGATGCCAATCAAAACATCGCGGGATCCTTTTTGTAAATTCCAGGCATCCATTGCCTGCACCAACTTAATCCAATACAAGCTATCGACGTGCGTATCATTCGGTTTAACGGCATCGGAATTAAATGAATGGTTGATTGCAACATAGTCTACGTTGGGATCGGTTTGATAACGACGTAAAGCATCATTCAATGCATCCGAATCGTCGAAATCAACGACGTATACGTTTTCAAAACGATCCTGAACAGCCGATTTTTTTAATGCGGATTGCCGCGAAGTTCCGGTAAATTTTTTCACTTTGAAAGACGTTTTGGATAAGGCTTGACTGGAATTGAACGTTGGGCGGAAGGATTCAGGAATTGCATCCGATTTGAATTTGACAATGATAGATGTGGATGGTCTCTCCTGCGAAAATCCAGTAGGGCAAATAACTGCGATTAGAAATAAGATTAAAATAAATTGCATACAACGGGCAAATTACAAAAAACGTTGTCGTGAGTCAAAGGAAATCCCCGTTTTTACTTGAAAAATGAGGCTTGAACCGGTATATTGGTGCCCGTTTTTCAGTCGCTGTCATTGAATATTCAACGAGGTTTCATGCATTTTGAATCCAGCGATCTGGTTACGATTGCGTTATTAGTTCTTTTGGAAGGTTTATTAAGCGCCGACAACGCCATCGTTTTGGCCGTATTAGTCATGCCGTTGCCGCCGGATCAACAAAAAAAAGCGTTGAAATACGGTATTATCGGTGCGTTTGTTTTTCGCGTGATTGCCGTACTGCTGGCCGTTTACCTCCTGCACTTTCCCATTGTAAAAATTATCGGCGGAGCCTATTTGGTTTATCTCGCTGCCGATCATTTTCTTCGGAAACATCCCGATCAACAGGAACGGCGACCTACCGCTAAGAAGTTTTTCGGACTTTCGGCATTCTGGAGCACGGTCATTGCTGTCGAATTAACCGATATTGTTTTCTCGGTCGATTCCATTCTTGCGGCTGTCGCGCTTTCAAATAAACAATGGGTGGTTATTACGGGAGGAATTATCGGAATTATTACCATGCGAATGGTTGCCGGAGTTTTTTTACAAATTATTAAAAAATTCCCGAAATTGGTTGATGGAGCTTATGTCATTGTTTTTTTTATTGGCGCGAAACTTTCGGCGGAATATTTTGATTTCGTAATGCCCAAGTGGATTACGTTTGGCGTTATCGGCGCCATCATTCTGATCAGTATAATCATGTCGATTGCTGAAGGAAAATCAGAAACGGACATTTCAAATAACAGGAGTTAAATATGTCGGCTTTTGTGCACACTATGATCGGTATGCTCGCATGGATGTGGATTTCAAGTTGCAAGCAGGGCAATGATCAGGTGCTTGTTAAAATTGGCAATAAAGATTCGATTACAATTGCAGAATTGAATGAAGCACTGAAATTTGCCTACGGCGATGATGCCAATAAACTGTCGCGTCTAGATAAAAAAAATCTCATTACGAAATTGGCTGACAACCAATTGCTTTTTATTGGCGCTTTCGACAACAACCTGATCCAGGATTCTGTATTTCAATTCGAATTGAACCGGACTAAAGAAAACATTATACGCCAGGCCGCGCTTGAAAAATATGTTTACAGTTTTTTTATCAATGATCAGTCCATTTCAACTTTAGAACACAACTATGGTACATCGATCGATGTCCAACATCTTGTTATCGGTTATGCGACTAGCAAAGATTCAAAAATCCAACGATCTAGAACATCGGCTAAATTGCTGGCGGATTCAATTTTTTCCATTGCTTCGCTCCAAAAATTCAATGCATTGATCGAAACGTTCTCGGATAACAAAGATAACAAAACCGGTAAAGGCAATATTCGCGCTCAGCGTATATCTCCCGGCAAGGTACCGTTTATATATGAACAGACTGTTTTTAATAGCGAACCTAATACTATCACGAAACCTATTGAAGTACCCGGAGCTTTTGTTATTGCAAAAGTAGTCAACGTTTTTAAATCCGGTCAGAAAAACGAACAACTCTCCCGCAAAAAAATAGCTTTCGAATTAAGAGAAAAACTTGAAGTTTCTGAAAATTATTTACTGATCAATCGTTACACTATGTTCACCGACTCTCTTCAATTGAACAGCAATGTAAAATTCAATGATGTTCAGATTGACAGTTTTATAAATCTCATTGGCGAAAACGACAACACCTCATCTTTACGCGGCAAAATTACTGCTGATAAGATCCTTGTCACTTTCGGAAACGATCGGGATATTACTGCGTTGCAATTATTGAATTCGTATAACGCCGATGCTCAATGGAAAAATAGTAGCCGTAATCTTATTGTCGACCGTTTGAAACAAATGGTCAAGGATGATCTTCTAAAGGCGGCCATCAGTAACGAAGGGTTTTTGGAATCGGATGAGTTTTATTTTAAAACACGCGAATGGTCAAGGCAATTTGCGATGGAGATTTTGAAGGGTAGCATATTGGCTTATACGAATAAAGTACCGGTGGAGGAATTGCGCCGTTATTTTGAAGATAACCGGGAGCAGTTTTCGTCGCCGGGCGACATGAAAGTATTGGAAGTATATTCAAGCCAATTTAATGCTCTCGATTCCGTTGCCCGATTGGTTGAAGACAAAGTCGATCTGGTCAAAGCGGCCGAACAGATCAACGGCAAAAAGAAAGACAGGATCATTATGATCAAA
Proteins encoded:
- the asnB gene encoding asparagine synthase (glutamine-hydrolyzing), whose translation is MCGIAGIYRFDGRAVLPHELQRMAQAIRHRGPDDEGSYRDGPVGLAFRRLSIIDLSPLGHQPMTNHDGSLWIIFNGEVYNYIELRDELRSKGYSFRSQSDTEVVLSAYEEWGADCLSRFNGMWGMAIWDAKKRELFCARDRFGVKPFYYYRNQNHFTFASEIKSILQDPSIPREPEDEVVYNFLFEFKRDFSHQTFFKNIFQLEPGHYLKISNNNFAIRRYFDIDLEAETELADDQTYAKQFYSLFEDSIRLRLRSDVPVGSCLSGGQDSSAIVCVLNHLMLKDGIDKSMIGNRQKTFSAYSDMKEIDESIYAEKVIEQTKAEKNTVLPTARQLAYELDKVVWAHEEPFGSTSIYAQYCVMRLAHERGIKVLLDGQGSDELLGGYNQSLFPYLSSMIRRLEWRRFLKEIDTIETNGQKLSRGAKITAALGALPSKQASFLRNYLLLNLENGIHREFVSTMKGTHGIVSTTSSSLRHNSYHDFRLILRSLLMFEDKNSMAFSIEARVPFLDYRLVQFVFSLPDHQKIHTGGARKYVLRNAMQGIVPDMILQRRDKIGFATAEKNWFKEGPLRDKMMEVFYSKSFEQRGYFDYAIIRKKFKALPQSGPEKGYINFWGCFHLEMWLRKFIDGRL
- a CDS encoding UbiX family flavin prenyltransferase, whose amino-acid sequence is MNKRITIAITGASGVLYSIRLLRYLMSKEFDVDLIISDAGKITCKLELGFDPEKESMTEFLASKFGASVIRGKIREFDNASIAAPMASGSVRRLAMVVIPCSMKTLSALANGSSSNLIERSADVALKENYPLIVVPRETPMNTIQIENMLKLAKVGAKIVPAMPAFYQQPATLDDLADFIAGRVLNLLGIDDHGLFNNWGN
- a CDS encoding PBP1A family penicillin-binding protein; its protein translation is MLRRKRESEEAEINNNSNHTNEPESGNGDESITVTQTRIPVNHRKKISHDQFNQPGVWKVAFKIFLSMVGIVLLSIIAFAWYFNSDLPSIEQLEVYEPKLSTKVYSVDGKVIKEFYKERRTRVPFNELPKNVVHALLATEDKRFYNHWGVDMIRFVKAAMVNTISMSSKEGFSSLTQQLARNLYFDTEKTLARKFKEVLTAIQIERRYSKQEIIEMYLTHMYFGNEAFGIQSAARIFFDKDVQELSLEESAYLIGLLQAPSYYTRNANAGERRKKIVLRRMFDEGFINEKEFNEAKDKSIVIHPRRQEDVVGIAPYFTEFVRKQLEDLQEELHINIYEDGLVVHTTLDSRAQAGAESAYQESVKEKFLNLDAFGAKVMKTNAQAFLPKYLQRDGVDQSTIKKLLADPHSVDSLAKFYGIVQSSLIALDPTNGHILAMVGGRDFTKYKLNHVTQIKRQPGSTFKPFLYTAAIDNGYSPTFKLLNQDVVLIMDNGERWTPQNYDGNRGGPTSLREALARSLNLVAVRLMQEVVPPSQVVSYAGKMGITTPLQPVDALALGVSDVIPLEMASAYGVFANKGIRVEPSAILKIEDKDGNILWQYVPKTKEVLSAETAYIMSEMMKSSIDWERGTGRWARKYGFERPAGVKTGTTQKWSDGWYIGFTPQIVTAVWVGYDTYELNLSSKNPGEVIAAPMWGRFMARAHDAMQLPVEDFEMPPGVVRLEVCQESGLLANTACPTKIKEVFNAKYQPTDPCNIHTGKIKTTKKKKGVGF
- a CDS encoding S8 family serine peptidase, whose product is MKKFTGTSRQSALKKSAVQDRFENVYVVDFDDSDALNDALRRYQTDPNVDYVAINHSFNSDAVKPNDTHVDSLYWIKLVQAMDAWNLQKGSRDVLIGIIDSGIDYQHPDLSNQIWHNSGETGMDPNGHDRRTNGIDDDGNGYVDDWRGWDFVDAPGFADNGDFLEPDNDPLDDNGHGTAVAGIIGAEGNNHTGVIGLAYGCTIMPLRAGSASGFLQEDDVAQAIIYAVDNGARVINMSFGDKEFSPLMRDAIRYAYEHDVVMVASAGNDASSAYHYPSGFDETISVSATGPDDFFASFSNYGISINIAAPGVNVYSTSRGGGYTYFSGTSASAPLVSALAALIISHHPEFNAEEIKSIVETSADDIGENGWDQYYGAGRLNAFRALQIAYASIARINFPATDQGVAADTLAIVGTASGAFLKRYSVYYGVGSNPSNWILLQTTENHQIVNARLAALHMQPLAEGPYSLRLVIENKDGSIVEDRSRFFIDRSAPIISEIVIKKMIFGNGHGYLIEFQTDDPCASTVWYRSYNTVEPFKPIPINALSTKHIVFIPDQYLSGHFDIFLEARNAAGMNTLANNAGAYYELLLDDQPIEQFTFVQDTSIQLPSSYLLDHTTDLDSNGKKELVVNALNTNHGFEQVKIFEFDPIYPGKFRLKKSYDFNGIPRDAFRANGIGKILTGAGAETFIITSNHPDSLPNTIPFRDNNDFWGVRFDDVFSNNDTKMIVKNGKNFKIYRDSGGDEWKLTATLNNPTNGDNFIAIPSCSVGDFDGDGKKDLLFGDFDGDVYIYEVNGQNLDLTWQESLPLYDVNGFTAAADFDGDGKDEFIAGTHTLPFLSESQAAEQYWTFVIYKSTGDNIYEPVWQQNFYGFSSLTDFQSGVNAADIDGDGKAEIFLSLYPNLYVLSYNSTLQTYEPIWQTQTRSNTVVIDDMNGDSIKEIYFNNGHQTVAYSLNGLINPAQTPSAFAATPLDTFQVLLSWNASPSAELYKIYRGTALDSMEFAFNVTAVHTDTLDTSVTINQLYYYGITAIVSGIESDLSPVQTVRPNRKPYIVSAQASGREHVIVKFSEKMDVNKLTAVGSYELNSVGFPMTALPKKNGEEVLLTFPSITPGNYWLTVNDITDTDRTPIDTTLHSIEITIPLATPKFFLEKTIYLGNNSIDLYFSEAVTSASAGNIINYSVEPDFQTTEAAIDAVNPKTVHIKITGSHPIGAIGIRYIIKVKNLMAESGSILDETEGNTSSIVLTQNTLDHVFTYPNPYRPDEAPQGMMFANLTPTATIKIYSLNGVYINTLEETDQDGGVLWDLKDRSGNKVPSGIYYYIVESEKQKKRGKFAVVR
- a CDS encoding peptidyl-prolyl cis-trans isomerase is translated as MSAFVHTMIGMLAWMWISSCKQGNDQVLVKIGNKDSITIAELNEALKFAYGDDANKLSRLDKKNLITKLADNQLLFIGAFDNNLIQDSVFQFELNRTKENIIRQAALEKYVYSFFINDQSISTLEHNYGTSIDVQHLVIGYATSKDSKIQRSRTSAKLLADSIFSIASLQKFNALIETFSDNKDNKTGKGNIRAQRISPGKVPFIYEQTVFNSEPNTITKPIEVPGAFVIAKVVNVFKSGQKNEQLSRKKIAFELREKLEVSENYLLINRYTMFTDSLQLNSNVKFNDVQIDSFINLIGENDNTSSLRGKITADKILVTFGNDRDITALQLLNSYNADAQWKNSSRNLIVDRLKQMVKDDLLKAAISNEGFLESDEFYFKTREWSRQFAMEILKGSILAYTNKVPVEELRRYFEDNREQFSSPGDMKVLEVYSSQFNALDSVARLVEDKVDLVKAAEQINGKKKDRIIMIKDPSNYPDNQNDELVKKALSLKLGEVSKIFQRKDGGYSMIRLMEKNEKKSQPFDLIKNQVERSYRDNQQKKLTEKFLHQLKLKYPVVVYESKLK